One Desulfovibrio fairfieldensis genomic window carries:
- a CDS encoding SDR family NAD(P)-dependent oxidoreductase: MKKHTLIIGGTRGSGKELARMLAERGEAVSVVGRRNVNGAELGHPGIRVCPLDITDVKQTLERIPPLCDDWSSLVFFQKYRADGDNWTGEWQVSMDATKRIVDICVDAVRPLPPRPRAIVLIGSVAGKAVIADQPIGYHAVKAALEHMARFWAVQLGPLGIRVNMVSPHAVLKEESADFYLGYTKLMDLYKKIIPLGRMGTSREIASVVDFLCSDGAAYVTGQNLLVDGGITLSMQEGPVRAALHMER, encoded by the coding sequence ATGAAAAAGCACACGCTCATCATCGGCGGTACGCGGGGTTCCGGCAAAGAACTGGCCCGCATGCTTGCGGAACGAGGAGAAGCGGTTTCCGTTGTCGGGCGGCGCAACGTAAATGGGGCGGAACTCGGCCATCCCGGCATCCGCGTATGTCCGTTGGACATCACGGACGTCAAACAGACTCTCGAACGCATTCCCCCTCTCTGTGACGACTGGTCCTCATTGGTCTTTTTTCAAAAATACCGCGCTGACGGCGACAACTGGACAGGCGAATGGCAGGTAAGCATGGACGCCACCAAACGTATTGTGGATATCTGCGTCGACGCTGTGCGCCCCCTTCCTCCCCGGCCCAGGGCGATTGTCCTCATCGGATCTGTGGCGGGCAAGGCTGTCATCGCGGATCAGCCTATCGGGTACCATGCGGTCAAGGCTGCTCTCGAGCACATGGCGCGTTTCTGGGCAGTGCAATTGGGACCGCTGGGCATCCGCGTCAACATGGTTTCGCCGCATGCAGTGCTCAAGGAAGAGTCTGCGGATTTTTATCTCGGGTATACGAAGCTCATGGATTTGTATAAAAAAATTATCCCGTTAGGGCGCATGGGCACTTCACGTGAGATAGCTTCGGTAGTGGATTTCCTGTGCTCCGACGGCGCTGCCTATGTGACGGGGCAGAACCTGCTGGTCGACGGTGGAATAACCTTGTCCATGCAGGAAGGACCGGTGCGCGCCGCCCTCCATATGGAACGTTGA